A region of the Chloroflexota bacterium genome:
CAAGTTCGGCCTTCAAGTTGACTTCGTACTCAATATCTGAGCGGATACGGTCTTTGGCCACCTGCCGGTTCTGACTGAGCAGGACGAAGACGGAGAGGATGATGGCTTCGAGGGAAACGGCCATTGTTAACAGACCAAAGGGAAATGGGTCAAAGACGGCCAGACCGGGGACGAGGTGGATGTTCCAGGTGATCCAGATTGCGAAGACCACAATGTGAAGCATTAGAAAAGGGATGCTGCCGCTGAACTCGGCGATCCAGTCCGCCGCTTTTTGAACAACCGTCCGCTTGTCTGCCACCTCTTCGTTGACGTTGCGCGAGACGCGGCCCCGGAGCAGTTCGTCGGTTTTGCGGATGCGTTGGCCCATGACGGCCAGCATGTCGAGCGCGGCGTGCGGCTCGCTACGGATGAAGAGCAGAAGGTCGTCGCGGTCGAGCACCAGCAGGTCAGTGTCTTCCAGGGCCAGAGCGGTGGCTGTGCGCGGGCCGT
Encoded here:
- a CDS encoding DUF1003 domain-containing protein, which translates into the protein MPADETMLSEVPFFQLLDDDERKALAAVLDQTNVKQGDTIFKFGDPGDSLYLIRAGKVELFAKDHTGGKIVFNVAEPGDLFGELSLLDNGPRTATALALEDTDLLVLDRDDLLLFIRSEPHAALDMLAVMGQRIRKTDELLRGRVSRNVNEEVADKRTVVQKAADWIAEFSGSIPFLMLHIVVFAIWITWNIHLVPGLAVFDPFPFGLLTMAVSLEAIILSVFVLLSQNRQVAKDRIRSDIEYEVNLKAELEVAQLHEKVDDLHAEVLARLHNLEKSLGKQNHKDETPPAP